Proteins encoded together in one Calditrichota bacterium window:
- the nusG gene encoding transcription termination/antitermination factor NusG, with protein sequence MLHPTDAPIREGELGWYVIHVFTGQEEKIKTFLEEESKRLGIADQITQVLIPKEDVIEMRDGKKKAKTRTFFPGYMLVEMILNKTTEHLILNTPQVINFVGPKNRPVPLRRHEVDRILGQQDKAGEMELIELPFEVNDTIKVIDGPFKDFTGIVREINMPKRKVKVMVSIFGRSTPIELDFLQISTELGTS encoded by the coding sequence ATGCTTCATCCAACCGATGCACCGATCCGCGAAGGCGAATTAGGATGGTATGTCATCCACGTCTTTACCGGACAGGAAGAAAAAATCAAGACTTTCTTGGAGGAAGAATCCAAGCGGTTGGGGATTGCCGATCAGATCACGCAGGTCCTGATTCCAAAGGAAGACGTGATTGAAATGCGCGACGGCAAGAAAAAAGCCAAGACGCGCACGTTCTTTCCGGGTTATATGCTCGTGGAGATGATTCTCAACAAAACCACCGAGCACTTGATCCTCAACACTCCGCAAGTCATCAACTTCGTCGGTCCGAAAAACCGTCCCGTTCCGCTGCGTCGTCACGAAGTCGACCGCATTTTGGGACAGCAGGACAAGGCCGGAGAAATGGAATTGATCGAGCTGCCGTTTGAAGTGAACGACACGATCAAAGTGATTGACGGACCGTTCAAAGATTTCACCGGCATCGTGCGCGAAATCAATATGCCGAAGCGCAAGGTCAAGGTGATGGTCTCTATCTTCGGACGATCCACTCCGATTGAATTGGACTTCCTGCAGATTTCGACCGAGCTGGGAACCAGTTAG
- the rpoB gene encoding DNA-directed RNA polymerase subunit beta has product MPDLLEVQLKSFRDFLQADVPPNRRRAYGLEAVFRNIFPIIDNRETHILEYVDYQVERPKYDEDECRERGVTFQAALKAKLRLSSRDETSEAGSFDQTIESDVYLGNLPLMTTSGTFIINGAERVIVSQLHRSPGVFFGEDTHPNGKKIYSARIIPFRGSWIEISTDINDVLNVYVDRRKKFPATTLLRAMGSQTNRDVLDLFGFVETVPTNRKDLNKEVGRRLVSDAVNPSTGEVAATAGAELTDELIEKLVAAGVQNIDLSKPKKKDTSYDILINTLNKDKSTSTDHALEVIYRELRSGDAPDIDTARKFLERLLFDEKRYDLGAVGRYRLNNKLELDVPSDCAVLTPEDIVAIMKHVLKLRVGRAAPDDIDHLGNRRVRTVGEQLANQFSVALSRMARTIKERMNLRDSNALTPQDLINVRTISSVINSFFGTNQLSQFLDMVNPLTELTHKRRLSALGPGGLTRERAGFEVRDVHYTHYGRLCPIETPEGPNIGLISSLCTFARINEMGFVETPYRSVKSGKVSKAIKFLSADEEDRVTIAQANTPINPKGEFQTDRVKCRNRADFPVAHPDGIEFMDVAPSQIVSVAAALIPFLEHDDANRALMGSNMQRQAVPLLRPEAPYVGTGMEKKAAIDSRTMIVAPSDGVVEYVDSNKIIFRPNPVVDENGETVSTPEVVTFKLKKFVRTNQDTCINQKPSVLEGDEVKAGATLADGCATDRGELALGRNTLVAFMPWHGYNFEDSIIVSERIVYDDVYTSINIEELELQVRETKRGEEELTREIPNVSEDAVKNLDEIGVIRVGAIVRPGDILVGKVTPKGETDLTPEDKLLKAIFGDKAGDVKDASLKAHTGMYGIVINTKLFSRKKKDAKTRKEDKKLIEDLEGKYERERQRLRKQLAEELYSVLRGHKAREIRDRDQTEILVSEGAAFSESLLQTLDVDRVESGFEWTNNEGINEMIAQSFDKFRERLFEHETELKNERYRIEVGDELPPGIVQLVRVYVAQKRKLSVGDKMAGRHGNKGVVGKVVPVEDMPFLSDGTPVDIILNPLSVPSRMNIGQLFETTLGWAAHRLGVHFATPVFDGAKTADVEEWLDRAGLPRTGKTYLFDGRTGERFREETAVGFMYVLKLSHLVDDKIHARSIGPYSLITQQPLGGKAQFGGQRFGEMEVWALEAYGASHILQEILTIKSDDVNGRARTYEAIVKGDNLPAPGIPESFHVLVNELRGLGIDVDLRE; this is encoded by the coding sequence ATGCCGGACTTGTTGGAAGTCCAGCTCAAGAGCTTCCGTGACTTTTTGCAGGCTGATGTGCCACCTAACCGTCGCCGGGCCTACGGACTCGAGGCGGTCTTCCGCAACATTTTTCCGATCATCGACAACCGCGAGACGCACATTCTCGAATACGTCGATTATCAGGTCGAACGCCCGAAGTACGACGAAGACGAATGCCGCGAACGCGGCGTCACGTTCCAAGCCGCGCTGAAGGCCAAGCTGCGCTTGTCGTCGCGTGACGAGACGAGCGAAGCGGGTTCGTTCGACCAGACCATCGAGAGCGACGTCTATCTCGGCAACCTTCCGCTGATGACTACGTCCGGTACGTTCATCATCAACGGTGCCGAGCGCGTGATCGTTTCGCAATTGCACCGCAGCCCGGGTGTGTTCTTCGGCGAAGACACTCACCCGAACGGAAAGAAAATTTATTCCGCGCGCATCATTCCGTTCCGCGGATCGTGGATTGAAATTTCCACGGACATCAACGACGTGCTGAACGTCTACGTCGACCGCCGTAAAAAATTCCCCGCCACGACTCTGTTGCGCGCGATGGGAAGTCAGACGAACCGCGACGTACTCGACTTGTTCGGTTTTGTTGAAACCGTTCCGACGAACCGCAAAGACCTGAACAAGGAAGTCGGACGCAGGCTGGTTTCCGACGCCGTGAATCCGTCGACGGGTGAAGTGGCCGCAACCGCGGGCGCCGAACTTACCGACGAATTGATCGAGAAGCTCGTTGCCGCCGGTGTGCAAAACATCGATTTGTCAAAGCCGAAGAAAAAGGACACGTCCTACGACATCCTGATCAATACGCTGAACAAAGACAAGTCGACTTCCACAGATCATGCGTTGGAAGTGATCTACCGCGAATTGCGAAGTGGTGACGCGCCCGACATCGACACGGCGCGCAAATTCCTCGAACGTCTGCTGTTCGACGAAAAGCGCTATGACCTCGGTGCCGTCGGCCGCTACCGCTTGAACAACAAGCTCGAGCTCGACGTGCCGTCCGACTGCGCCGTATTGACGCCGGAAGACATCGTCGCGATTATGAAGCACGTTCTGAAACTGCGGGTAGGCCGCGCCGCTCCCGACGATATCGATCACTTGGGTAACCGCCGCGTGCGTACTGTGGGCGAACAGCTCGCCAATCAGTTCAGCGTCGCGTTGTCACGTATGGCGCGCACGATCAAGGAGCGCATGAATCTGCGCGATTCGAATGCGCTAACTCCGCAAGACTTGATCAACGTGCGTACGATTTCGTCCGTGATCAACAGCTTCTTCGGAACCAACCAGCTCTCGCAGTTCCTCGATATGGTCAATCCGTTGACGGAGTTGACTCACAAGCGCCGCTTGTCCGCGCTTGGTCCCGGTGGTCTGACGCGTGAGCGCGCAGGCTTCGAGGTTCGCGACGTGCACTATACGCACTATGGCCGTCTGTGTCCGATTGAAACACCTGAAGGTCCGAACATCGGCTTGATTTCGTCGCTCTGCACGTTCGCGCGCATCAACGAAATGGGCTTTGTCGAAACTCCCTACCGCTCAGTGAAGAGCGGCAAGGTGTCGAAGGCGATCAAGTTCCTTTCAGCCGACGAAGAAGACCGCGTGACCATCGCGCAGGCGAATACGCCGATCAATCCGAAAGGCGAATTCCAGACGGATCGCGTGAAGTGCCGTAACCGTGCCGACTTCCCGGTCGCGCATCCGGACGGTATCGAATTCATGGACGTAGCTCCGTCGCAAATCGTGTCGGTCGCCGCGGCCTTGATTCCGTTCCTCGAACATGACGACGCTAACCGCGCGCTCATGGGTTCAAACATGCAGCGTCAGGCCGTGCCGCTCTTGCGTCCGGAAGCTCCGTACGTCGGTACCGGCATGGAGAAGAAGGCCGCCATCGATTCGCGCACGATGATCGTCGCGCCGAGTGACGGTGTGGTCGAATATGTGGACAGTAACAAGATTATCTTCCGCCCGAATCCGGTCGTCGACGAAAACGGCGAAACGGTTTCAACCCCGGAAGTTGTTACTTTTAAGCTGAAGAAGTTTGTCCGCACCAACCAAGATACCTGCATCAACCAAAAGCCCTCCGTGTTGGAAGGCGACGAGGTGAAAGCCGGTGCGACGTTGGCAGACGGATGCGCGACGGACCGCGGCGAGCTTGCGCTGGGGCGCAACACGCTTGTGGCGTTCATGCCGTGGCACGGATATAACTTCGAAGACTCGATTATCGTCTCCGAGCGCATCGTGTATGATGACGTTTACACGTCGATCAATATCGAAGAACTCGAACTCCAGGTGCGCGAAACCAAGCGCGGTGAAGAAGAGTTGACTCGCGAAATTCCCAACGTGTCCGAAGACGCGGTGAAGAATCTCGACGAAATCGGTGTGATTCGTGTCGGCGCGATTGTTCGTCCGGGCGATATTCTCGTCGGCAAGGTGACGCCGAAGGGTGAAACCGACCTGACGCCGGAAGACAAACTCTTGAAGGCGATCTTCGGCGACAAAGCCGGCGACGTGAAGGACGCAAGTCTAAAGGCGCACACCGGTATGTACGGTATCGTCATCAACACGAAGCTGTTTAGCCGCAAGAAAAAAGACGCCAAGACGCGCAAGGAAGACAAAAAGCTGATCGAGGATCTCGAAGGCAAGTACGAGCGCGAGCGCCAGCGTTTGCGCAAGCAGCTGGCCGAAGAGCTCTACTCGGTCTTGCGCGGGCACAAAGCGCGTGAAATCCGGGACCGCGATCAGACGGAAATTTTGGTTTCCGAAGGCGCCGCGTTCAGCGAATCACTGCTGCAGACGCTCGACGTCGACCGCGTCGAATCGGGCTTCGAGTGGACGAACAACGAAGGTATCAACGAAATGATCGCGCAGTCGTTCGACAAATTCCGCGAACGTCTGTTTGAGCATGAAACCGAACTGAAGAACGAGCGCTACCGCATCGAAGTCGGCGACGAATTGCCGCCGGGAATCGTGCAGCTCGTCCGCGTGTACGTCGCTCAAAAGCGCAAACTTTCAGTGGGTGACAAGATGGCTGGCCGTCACGGTAACAAGGGCGTCGTCGGTAAAGTCGTTCCCGTGGAAGACATGCCGTTCCTGTCGGACGGTACGCCGGTTGACATCATTCTGAATCCGTTGTCGGTGCCGTCGCGTATGAACATCGGCCAGCTCTTCGAAACGACGCTCGGTTGGGCCGCGCATCGTTTGGGTGTGCACTTCGCGACTCCCGTGTTTGACGGCGCGAAAACCGCCGACGTGGAAGAATGGCTGGATCGGGCAGGTCTGCCGCGAACAGGCAAAACTTACTTGTTCGACGGTCGCACGGGAGAACGTTTCCGTGAAGAGACCGCCGTCGGATTCATGTACGTGCTGAAGCTGTCGCACTTGGTGGACGACAAAATTCACGCGCGTTCGATTGGACCGTACAGCTTGATTACGCAGCAGCCGCTCGGCGGCAAGGCGCAGTTCGGTGGCCAGAGATTCGGTGAAATGGAAGTGTGGGCGCTCGAAGCATACGGCGCGTCGCACATCCTGCAGGAAATTCTCACGATCAAGTCCGACGACGTGAACGGTCGCGCGCGGACTTACGAAGCTATCGTCAAGGGCGACAACCTGCCCGCGCCCGGAATCCCTGAGTCGTTTCACGTTCTCGTGAACGAACTTCGCGGTCTGGGTATCGACGTCGATTTGCGCGAGTAA
- a CDS encoding 50S ribosomal protein L1: MPYSKRVKKNREHVNRNTEMPLSDAINSLKSTSHAKFNETVEVAVRLGVDPKKADQIVRGTVVLPHGTGKTVRVVAVTKTKISEAQEAGADHAGFEDLLERIKGGWTDFDVLVATPEVMADLGKLGKILGPRGLMPNPKAGTVTPNIGNAVRDVKGGKVEFRVDKYGILHLGVGRLSFTNAQLYENIEEFFKNIMRNKPATAKGQYVKSVFLTSTMGPGIRVQRSEVESAKLH; encoded by the coding sequence TTGCCCTATTCAAAACGCGTAAAGAAGAATCGCGAGCACGTCAATCGCAATACCGAAATGCCTCTGTCGGACGCGATTAACTCGCTCAAGAGCACTTCGCACGCGAAGTTCAACGAAACGGTTGAAGTCGCCGTGCGCTTGGGAGTCGATCCCAAGAAGGCCGATCAGATTGTTCGCGGAACCGTCGTGCTGCCGCACGGGACCGGTAAAACGGTGCGTGTCGTGGCTGTGACGAAAACCAAAATCAGCGAAGCGCAGGAAGCCGGCGCCGACCATGCAGGTTTCGAGGATTTGCTCGAGCGCATCAAGGGCGGTTGGACGGATTTCGACGTGCTCGTGGCGACGCCCGAGGTTATGGCCGATCTCGGTAAGCTCGGTAAGATTTTGGGCCCGCGCGGATTGATGCCGAACCCTAAGGCCGGAACCGTGACCCCGAACATTGGCAACGCCGTGCGCGACGTCAAAGGCGGTAAGGTCGAGTTTCGTGTCGACAAGTACGGCATTTTGCATCTCGGAGTCGGCCGACTCAGTTTTACCAACGCGCAGCTTTATGAGAACATCGAAGAGTTCTTCAAAAACATCATGCGCAATAAGCCCGCTACGGCCAAAGGGCAATATGTCAAGTCCGTGTTCCTGACGAGCACGATGGGCCCGGGAATCCGGGTTCAACGTTCCGAAGTCGAGAGCGCCAAACTTCACTAA
- the rpoC gene encoding DNA-directed RNA polymerase subunit beta', which yields MLHFAAAAEHEPRRYSEISVSLASPDMILSWSHGEVTKPETINYRSYKPEKDGLFCEKIFGPVKDWECHCGKYRGIRYKGIVCDRCGVEVTKKDVRRKRMGHISLAVPVVHIWYFRSLPSKISYVLNMSTRELEQVIYYESYCVIQPGRADLRRKDLLSENEYLEVLQALGPQEALPPEERFIAKMGGDAVRDLLSTENVDELSNELRAQIKVETSAQRKADAIKKLRVIESFKQAENGKLNQPDWMVMSVVPVVPPDLRPLVPLEGGRFATSDLNDLYRRVIIRNNRLKRLIEIRAPEVILRNEKRMLQEAVDSLFDNGRKSVAVRSDGNRPLKSLSDNLKGKQGRFRQNLLGKRVDYSGRSVIVVGPELKLHECGLPKEMAVELFKPFIIRKLIEYEYAKTVKSAKRLVERKTDEVWAILEEIIQDHPVLLNRAPTLHRLGIQAFQPLLIEGKAIRLHPLVCQAFNADFDGDQMAVHVPLSFEAQIEARLLMLAANNILHPANGRPITVPHQDMVLGLYYLTKRKLGEPFQGKVFANPAEVVSAQNDGRIGLHTVIFLRVGDRLIETTIGRVIFNQILPEGVKSRRYFNEMLAKKRIEEIIHYCVQAVGIADTSIFLDNLKKLGFASATSSGISIGLADIEIPPEKDRLIQAAYKKVDEVQGQYEDGIITDGERYNKIIDIWTHTSTDIAEVMFAKLRDSKDGFNSVFMMADSGARGSKEQIRQLAGMRGLMAKPQKSLTGQKGEIIESPITANFKEGLTVLEYFISTHGARKGLADTALKTADAGYLTRRLVDVAQDVIVREFDCGTLRGIQLEEVQEGEEVTEQLHERVMGRVLADDVFDPVSNEKILDANTLVREAEANLLAKAGITRLRIRSVLTCESPRGICARCYGINLATGRMVDMGEAVGVMAAQSVGEPGTQLTLRTFHIGGAASRDVSESQRIAKKPGRVVFENVDFIVREDGTRISIRRSGTIKLLDENNRQVARYKLPYGAYVYVDEGEVVKSGHLLFEWDPYADSILASKSGKLHFIDIKQDLTFHEDVDEATGMKHKVIVESRDRKMNPHILIIDAEGNRLANHVLPIGAHLLVEDGTEVKIGDPLAKMPRKSQAIRDITGGLPRVTELFEARKPKDPAIVTEIDGVVRFGGLKRGVRIVTVTSEDGSVSKNYAIPYGKHILVHDHDRVSAGEKITEGSVAPQDILAIQGPNRVQEYLAKEIQEVYRSQGVSINDKHIEVIVRQMLQKVRIDDPGDTRHLEGDHVDRIKFTRENEQLVTKVVVEEVGASSFKVGQILEKTEFNRANRALKADGAEPAKSRGAHPATYSPVLLGITQASLSTDSFISAASFQQTTSVLTDAAISNKVDSLSGLKENVILGHLIPAGTGLTKYSGLEIVRPQEEEEELARDFRIEMSELMQSLENRAGGLEEDMGQEAAEGTNPPVSQE from the coding sequence ATGCTGCATTTCGCTGCTGCAGCCGAGCACGAACCCCGCAGGTACTCCGAAATTTCTGTCAGCCTCGCTTCGCCGGACATGATTTTGTCATGGTCGCACGGTGAAGTGACCAAGCCTGAAACGATCAACTACCGCAGCTACAAACCTGAAAAAGACGGTCTGTTCTGCGAAAAAATCTTCGGTCCCGTCAAGGACTGGGAATGTCATTGCGGCAAGTATCGCGGAATTCGTTACAAAGGAATCGTCTGCGATCGCTGCGGTGTGGAAGTCACGAAGAAAGACGTCCGCCGCAAGCGCATGGGACATATCTCGCTTGCCGTGCCCGTCGTGCACATCTGGTACTTCCGCAGTTTGCCGTCGAAAATTTCGTACGTGCTCAACATGAGTACGCGCGAACTCGAGCAGGTGATCTACTACGAGTCGTACTGCGTGATTCAGCCGGGCCGCGCGGATTTGCGCCGCAAGGACTTGCTGTCTGAAAACGAGTATCTCGAAGTGTTGCAGGCACTCGGTCCGCAGGAAGCGTTGCCGCCGGAAGAGCGTTTCATCGCCAAGATGGGCGGTGACGCGGTTCGTGATTTGTTGTCGACGGAAAACGTCGATGAGTTGTCCAACGAATTGCGCGCGCAGATCAAAGTTGAGACCAGTGCGCAGCGCAAGGCCGACGCGATCAAGAAACTCCGCGTGATCGAATCGTTCAAGCAGGCGGAAAACGGCAAGCTCAACCAGCCTGACTGGATGGTGATGTCGGTCGTTCCAGTCGTGCCGCCGGACCTGCGTCCGTTGGTGCCGCTGGAAGGCGGACGCTTCGCCACGTCGGACTTGAACGACCTCTACCGCCGCGTGATTATTCGCAACAATCGTCTCAAACGATTGATCGAGATTCGCGCACCTGAGGTTATCTTGCGCAACGAAAAGCGGATGCTGCAGGAAGCCGTAGATTCTCTGTTCGACAATGGCCGCAAGTCCGTGGCTGTGCGCTCGGACGGCAACCGACCGCTGAAGAGCTTGTCCGACAACCTGAAGGGTAAGCAAGGCCGCTTCCGTCAGAACCTGCTCGGAAAGCGTGTCGACTATTCCGGCCGTTCGGTGATCGTCGTCGGTCCCGAACTCAAATTGCATGAATGCGGTTTGCCGAAAGAAATGGCGGTTGAACTCTTCAAGCCGTTCATTATTCGCAAGCTCATTGAATACGAATATGCAAAAACGGTCAAGTCGGCCAAGCGATTGGTCGAGCGCAAGACCGACGAAGTGTGGGCGATCCTCGAAGAGATCATTCAGGACCATCCCGTGCTTCTGAACCGCGCGCCGACGCTGCACAGATTGGGTATTCAGGCGTTTCAGCCGCTGCTGATTGAAGGCAAGGCGATTCGTTTGCATCCGCTCGTCTGTCAGGCATTCAACGCCGACTTCGACGGTGACCAGATGGCTGTGCACGTGCCGCTGTCGTTTGAAGCGCAAATTGAAGCGCGCTTGCTGATGCTTGCGGCCAACAACATTTTGCATCCGGCAAACGGACGTCCGATCACCGTACCTCACCAGGACATGGTGCTCGGGTTGTACTATTTGACCAAGCGTAAGCTCGGCGAGCCGTTCCAAGGGAAGGTCTTCGCCAATCCCGCTGAAGTGGTGTCCGCTCAAAACGACGGGCGCATCGGATTGCATACGGTGATTTTCCTGCGCGTCGGAGACAGATTGATCGAAACCACGATTGGTCGTGTGATCTTTAATCAGATTCTGCCCGAAGGAGTAAAGAGCCGCCGTTACTTCAATGAAATGCTTGCCAAGAAGCGTATCGAAGAGATCATTCACTACTGCGTGCAAGCTGTAGGTATCGCCGATACGTCAATCTTCCTCGACAATCTCAAGAAGCTCGGATTCGCGAGCGCGACGTCGTCGGGTATCTCGATCGGCTTGGCCGACATCGAGATTCCGCCGGAAAAAGACCGTTTGATCCAAGCCGCGTACAAAAAAGTCGACGAGGTGCAAGGTCAATACGAAGACGGTATCATCACGGACGGCGAACGCTACAACAAGATCATCGACATCTGGACGCACACGTCGACCGACATCGCGGAAGTGATGTTTGCGAAACTGCGCGACTCCAAGGACGGTTTCAATTCCGTGTTCATGATGGCCGACTCGGGTGCTCGTGGTTCGAAGGAACAGATTCGCCAGCTCGCCGGTATGCGCGGTCTTATGGCTAAGCCGCAGAAGTCGTTGACCGGTCAAAAAGGTGAAATTATCGAAAGCCCGATCACCGCGAACTTCAAAGAAGGTTTGACGGTGCTCGAGTACTTTATTTCGACGCACGGTGCCCGTAAGGGTCTCGCTGACACCGCCTTGAAGACGGCGGACGCGGGCTATTTGACGCGCCGCTTGGTTGACGTCGCACAGGATGTCATTGTGCGAGAGTTCGACTGCGGCACGCTGCGCGGAATTCAGCTCGAAGAAGTTCAAGAAGGTGAAGAAGTCACCGAACAGCTTCACGAACGCGTTATGGGCCGTGTGTTGGCCGATGACGTTTTCGATCCGGTGTCGAACGAAAAGATTCTTGACGCTAACACGCTCGTGCGTGAAGCCGAAGCCAACTTGTTGGCGAAGGCCGGTATCACGCGTTTACGGATTCGTTCGGTGCTTACGTGCGAAAGCCCCCGCGGAATTTGCGCGCGCTGCTACGGCATCAACCTCGCCACCGGCAGAATGGTGGATATGGGCGAAGCCGTCGGCGTGATGGCCGCACAATCGGTCGGTGAACCGGGCACTCAGCTGACTTTGCGTACGTTCCACATCGGTGGTGCCGCGTCGCGTGACGTGTCCGAATCGCAGAGAATCGCCAAGAAGCCGGGACGCGTGGTCTTTGAAAACGTGGACTTCATCGTGCGCGAAGACGGTACTCGTATTTCGATTCGCCGTTCCGGTACGATCAAGCTGCTCGACGAGAACAACCGTCAGGTGGCACGCTACAAGCTGCCGTACGGTGCGTATGTTTATGTCGACGAAGGAGAAGTCGTCAAGTCTGGACACCTGCTGTTTGAGTGGGACCCGTATGCCGATTCAATTCTCGCGTCGAAGTCCGGCAAGCTGCACTTCATCGATATCAAGCAAGACTTGACTTTCCATGAAGACGTGGACGAAGCGACGGGCATGAAGCACAAAGTGATCGTGGAGTCGCGCGACCGCAAGATGAATCCGCATATTTTGATCATCGACGCAGAAGGCAACCGTTTGGCCAACCACGTGCTACCTATTGGAGCGCACTTGTTGGTGGAAGACGGTACCGAAGTGAAGATCGGTGATCCGTTGGCAAAGATGCCGCGTAAATCACAAGCGATTCGCGACATCACCGGCGGTTTGCCGCGTGTAACCGAGCTCTTCGAAGCACGTAAACCCAAAGATCCGGCCATCGTGACGGAAATCGATGGCGTCGTGCGCTTCGGTGGTTTGAAGCGCGGCGTGCGTATCGTGACCGTGACGTCTGAAGACGGCTCGGTGTCGAAGAACTACGCGATTCCTTACGGTAAGCACATTCTGGTCCACGATCACGACCGTGTGTCCGCAGGTGAAAAAATCACGGAAGGTTCCGTTGCACCGCAGGACATTTTGGCCATTCAGGGTCCAAACAGAGTACAGGAATACCTGGCCAAGGAAATACAGGAAGTCTACCGCTCACAAGGTGTGTCGATCAACGATAAGCACATCGAAGTCATCGTGCGGCAGATGCTCCAGAAAGTTCGCATCGACGATCCGGGCGATACCCGTCACCTCGAAGGCGATCACGTGGACAGAATCAAGTTCACGCGTGAAAACGAGCAGTTGGTGACTAAGGTCGTGGTGGAAGAGGTTGGTGCTTCAAGTTTCAAGGTTGGACAGATTTTGGAAAAGACCGAGTTCAACCGTGCGAATCGGGCCCTTAAGGCAGACGGTGCCGAACCCGCCAAGTCGCGAGGAGCGCATCCCGCAACCTATTCACCCGTGCTTCTGGGTATCACCCAGGCCAGTCTTTCGACCGACAGCTTCATTTCGGCGGCGAGCTTCCAGCAGACCACCAGCGTTCTGACCGATGCCGCGATCTCGAATAAGGTGGATTCGTTGTCCGGTTTGAAGGAAAACGTGATCCTCGGTCACTTGATTCCGGCTGGTACGGGACTGACCAAATATTCCGGTCTGGAAATCGTACGGCCCCAGGAGGAAGAAGAAGAGCTGGCCCGTGATTTCCGTATTGAAATGTCCGAATTGATGCAGAGCCTTGAGAACAGAGCGGGAGGCTTGGAGGAGGACATGGGACAAGAAGCTGCGGAAGGTACAAATCCCCCGGTTTCACAGGAATAA
- a CDS encoding 50S ribosomal protein L10, translating into MSLADLQNRVIRPEKAAIVADFREKMERASGVYLTDNLGLSVEQMTALRRECFQNNVDFMVVKNTFSRMVLKEKGYEEILKHLEGPTAIAIGYDDGATPARILDKFVGTTDKLVVKGVIFDGKVLPASELAAIKDLPTREQALSGLVGAIFGPVQGFYNVINAVLRDFVSVVDQIAIKKEG; encoded by the coding sequence ATGTCATTAGCTGATCTTCAAAACCGTGTGATTCGCCCCGAAAAGGCGGCCATTGTCGCGGACTTCCGCGAGAAAATGGAGCGTGCGTCGGGCGTGTATCTTACGGACAATCTCGGACTGTCGGTCGAACAAATGACCGCCTTGCGCCGCGAGTGCTTCCAGAACAATGTCGATTTCATGGTCGTCAAGAATACCTTCTCCCGTATGGTGCTGAAGGAAAAAGGCTATGAAGAAATTCTGAAGCATCTCGAAGGCCCAACGGCCATCGCCATCGGTTACGACGACGGCGCGACGCCAGCCCGTATTCTCGATAAATTCGTCGGCACGACCGACAAGCTTGTTGTCAAGGGCGTGATCTTTGACGGCAAGGTGCTGCCTGCCTCCGAACTTGCCGCCATTAAGGATCTCCCGACGCGCGAACAGGCTCTGTCCGGTTTGGTCGGCGCGATCTTTGGACCGGTTCAAGGCTTCTACAACGTCATCAACGCCGTCTTGCGCGATTTCGTGTCGGTCGTCGACCAAATTGCGATCAAGAAGGAAGGTTAA
- the rplL gene encoding 50S ribosomal protein L7/L12, whose translation MTVLELVELKKALEDKFGVTAAAPMMMGAMPMAGGAAPAAAEEKTEFDIILVEAGAQKIQVIKVVRELTGLGLKEAKDLVDGAPKPVKEGMPKDEAEKIKAKLEEQGAKVEIK comes from the coding sequence ATGACCGTGCTTGAGCTCGTCGAGCTTAAGAAGGCATTGGAAGACAAATTCGGCGTGACCGCTGCCGCCCCGATGATGATGGGTGCGATGCCGATGGCCGGTGGTGCCGCTCCTGCAGCCGCCGAAGAAAAGACCGAGTTTGATATCATTCTCGTCGAAGCCGGCGCACAGAAGATTCAGGTCATCAAGGTCGTGCGCGAACTGACCGGTCTGGGCCTCAAGGAAGCCAAGGACCTCGTCGACGGCGCGCCGAAGCCGGTTAAGGAAGGCATGCCGAAGGACGAAGCCGAAAAGATCAAGGCCAAGCTCGAAGAGCAGGGAGCCAAAGTCGAAATCAAGTAA
- the rplK gene encoding 50S ribosomal protein L11 — MAKQITGFIRLQIPAGAATPAPPIGPALGQKQVNIMDFCKQFNARTEKDKGMIIPVVITVYKDKSFSFVTKTPPAAILIKKAIKLDKGSGEPNRNKIGTITQAAIREIAEIKMKDLNANTVEMAMRMVEGTCRSMGVNVGQ, encoded by the coding sequence ATGGCAAAACAAATTACCGGATTCATCCGTTTGCAGATTCCCGCGGGTGCCGCGACGCCGGCTCCGCCGATTGGTCCTGCTCTGGGTCAGAAGCAGGTCAACATCATGGACTTCTGCAAGCAGTTCAACGCCCGCACCGAAAAAGACAAGGGAATGATTATTCCAGTCGTCATCACGGTGTACAAGGACAAGAGCTTCAGCTTTGTCACGAAGACTCCTCCCGCGGCGATTTTGATTAAAAAAGCGATCAAGCTGGACAAAGGCTCGGGCGAACCCAATCGAAACAAGATTGGCACGATTACGCAAGCTGCTATCCGCGAAATCGCCGAAATCAAGATGAAAGATTTGAACGCCAACACCGTGGAAATGGCCATGAGGATGGTCGAAGGCACTTGCCGCTCCATGGGCGTCAACGTCGGACAATAG